Sequence from the Gracilinanus agilis isolate LMUSP501 chromosome 6, AgileGrace, whole genome shotgun sequence genome:
GCAAGCAGCACAGTATAAGgggctctctttctctcccttggtCTAAGAAATGTGGGTTAAATACCCACTCTGCTCCTTCCTACGACCATCTGTATGATTTCAAGGTCATGAATATGTCTTGGCCTGTTCCTTTGGTAAAACAAGGGAGCGGCCTAGCTAACTGGCCTCCAAGATCCCCCCCAACTCTGAATCCAGGATTCTTAGATTTGGCCAGCTCAACCTCTCCCATTGGGGTACTTGAGATGTAGAGGTCTCAGCAGGGCTTGGAGGATGAACTGTCAGAGAGGACTCGAATCATGGTTAGAGTCCTGTGCCTGGCCTGATTTTGCCTCCATCTTAgccttcttcctcctctgcctcATTCTCATCGCCCTATTTGAGGAGCAGATCCTCTGTGCCTTTATCCCAGTCCTTGAAGGCTGGCACCCTAAGGTTCTTGTCAGACACTCACCTACCAGTGGCTCCTCCTTGTCTCTGGTTATTGAACCATTCTGGAAGTGGCAGACCTTCAGTATTCTGTATCCCATGAAAGAAGCGTGAAAAATCCTGCCAAGTATCCCTGTTTGATGAATCCCAGTCTGGTACTAAGACCAAGGGCTAGCCCAGCTGGCCTCCACAAACTCTCTGCATTTCAGGCCCCTCCCAAACCCTCCCTTGATTACCAAGAATCCTATCATGCCCACCAGCCTACCCTGTTCTGCCCCTGCTCTTGTTGGGAATTGGGATGTCTGCTTCTTTCTGATTCCGTTGCTTGTCTCCTTTCCTGTTTTGGAAGAGCAAAGATCAGGGCCcagccatccatccatccctctgccAGTGATTTCAGGACTGAAGGTTGGGAGTTGTAGTTCTACTGGGCCAGGTGatggtcattttttttgttcTGCCCTTCCCAGAGaaacagatgaagaactgagtaGTTCTTCCTGTCCCAGAGATTTTTACTCTCCTCCCATCTTCTCTGAGATGTGTCCTTTTCCCTTCTTGTAGCTTTCTCTTGCTCCTACACAGCCCaacctcccatcctggctcttaGCACTGCCAATGGATGCTTGGCTTGTGGGCTGAGCTGCTTACTCAAACTGTGTTTCGTGCGCTCCCCTCTTTCCTGAAATGCTGCCTGGAGAATAACAAGTCTTTCTTTAGACCCTGAGACCCACACTTCCCAAATCTAGTGTCTCAGATGGCCTTCCCTCTTTTGCTTCAAGCTTTTAAAGGTGGAATGGCcattctttttccaacttttaGCCAGAATTCTTCCATGTGGGTCAGTCATGTCCTTTTCCTAGAATAACTATTAAAGCAGGCTTGGGGTTGATGACTGAGGATTCCAGTGCTTGTCTCAAGATCTCAGTGTACTTCTTGGGTTAAGTCCAGACTGAGAGTGGCATAGAGGGAGATCTAGGCCGAGTCCTCCATTGACCCTTAGAATTCCCCTTCAGAACCCCAATCATAGCTGAAGCggtttgttgtttttaatcccttaccttctgtcttagaattaatgccgagtattggttccaggcagctgaggttaagtgacttgcccagggtcatacagctaagaatgATCTGAAAGCCAGATTTGAGGCAGTTCTTCCTGTATcccttgtgccacctagctgcccccatgtagGAGCCTCTTTAAGTCATTGGCCTTTTTCTCTgcccatatacacacacatacccaagCATTTTGAGCCATCTACCAAAAGTGCAAATTGTATTTCAAGGCCTGCAGTGAGCTGCAATATAATTAATGCAGAAACTACCTTTGTCTACCAAATCTTggtttcttggcaaggatcccAGCATTTAATAATACAACCTGCTACCCTTCTGGTGGAAGGCATCTTGGCACCACAGGAATCCCCTTGGCACCCTAGCCATGCTAGGCCCAGGAACCATCAAGATAGATGTCTCTGCAGTTGGCTAGCCTTCCTTCAGAGGCTCCAGCCCTGCCTTCCCTAGGAAGAGCTTCAACCCTGTAACCTAATTCCTGGTGGTTGGCATGGATTGCCTGCTTTCTTATTTGCCAAGGGCTTCAAGGCTAGTGACTTCCTTTGATCCTTGTGAGCTTGTGAGGTAGGTAGATGAAGTTCACTCTCTTTTTAGCCACCAGGTGTCCCAGGCTACCTCTTCTGCTTGTGTGGGCCAGCTACTGGCTCATTGCCCTCCTCACAAGGTTCttatctgcttctgtttctttctctcatgAAACCTTTGTTCTAGGCTCTTCCCCCTTGCTTATAATCTTGTACTTTTTTGTCTCTCTGGAGTCCTTTCCTCCAGAATCTCACCCCCTCCCCAATCCTTATTTGCCAGAAGCTAGAATATCATTCCATTCACCTCTTAAGTCCTTTGGCcaatatcccccccccccccaagttagCTAGCATTTCACTACCTTAAGATGGAAACAGTGTAATGTATCCAATCACCAACTTCTGCCTTGGCAAACTCTAGCATCCTCTTATCCCCTCCATTGTCCTCTCTGAAGCTGCCTGCCTCACCTGAAATGGCTTTTAGGggcccttttctcctctttagaGATTGGACTATTGAGGGCCATAGATGCTTCATGTCTCTctcagacttctttttctttgcccAAGCTATCACCTTTCAAAGCAGGAATGGCTCTATTTTTAAGGATCCAGTACAAGCTTGTATTGCTCCAAGTAATCAGTTATCGATTTCTTTGCCCAGGCCTTCCGGCAGCTGTCCCACCGATTCCATGGAAAGGGCTCAGGCAAAATGAAGACGGAGCGACGGATGAAGAAGCTTGATGAGGAAGCTGTGAGTGGCCAAATGGGCCTGGAGGGGAGTGAGGGGTGCTTGGGAGGTATCCTTCAAGGGACTGTTGCTAAGTGTACCAATCCCTTGGTTTATAGCTCTTAAAGAAGATGAGTTCCAGTGACACTCCCTTGGGCACAGTGGCCTTACTCCAGGAGAAGCAGAAAGCCCAGAAGACCCCATACATCGTACTCAGTGGCAGCGGGAAGAGCATGAATGCGTGAGCAGGGGAAAGGGCCTTACCGGGGGTGGGTGGGGAAGATACTTGGCAGGGGAAGCCCTGATTctgcttcccttcctccctcatctcttatctcttctttccaCAGGAATACTATCACAAAGTGAAGATGTCCCATTACCCCAAacctttaatataaaataaaattccctccttattttttcctcctttgtttaAGTTATGATTCCGTTTTCTCTGGGCTTGAGCCCAAGGTTGGGGGATGGGTGAGGTGGGGGCACTGCCCTCTGCTGGGGTCATTCTGAAATGCCCCATTGGAGGCCCCTGGTTAACAGTGGGGCCAGCCCCAACCTTGTCTGTTCTTTTCACTGGAGCAAGACATCAAAGTCGGAATCGCTTTACTAGGCACACTGGTACAAGTCAACGCACAGCTCTCTCAACCCACCAGGGGTTTAATCTCTTACAGAGAAGAGTAGGAGTTCAGATGGGAGCCCTGCCTCATCCCCCTCCAGGGGGTAGATCCACAGAGCAGTCCCAATTATGTCCATGGAGGCGGGGTCAGGGTAGCCAGAAGTGAAGCTGGCGCCTCAGGCCTCTTCTTCACTCTCCTCTTCACTCTCCTGGTACTGTACCCTATTGGTGTTGACAAAGAGGTCTGAATCGTCTTCTGAGCTGTCCTCTTCTGAAGACTGGGTTTCTCCTGGGAGTTCTGGCTGAGGCGGTCTGTGAGAGGGAAGATGATGATGAGAGGCTCCCAGAAAGCCCATCCAGAACACCCTGTGATGCTTTCCCAATCAGACCTCTTCAGTAAGGGGAGCATCTGTCCCATTACCCCCAGGGCAGGTGAGAGGGCTGCATTGTGGAACATCCACCTCCTGCTCTTTCCTGCTGTCCAGCTATGGCCAGACAGATTGAGGCCATGTCCTGGGCTGTTTGTGGCTAGGCAGAGAGGGTCTAAGTTGTTTTCAAGTGCCCACTCCCAGCCCTCCTCTCACCTGTTCCTGCTATTGCCTTGCTTCTCAGCTACCTCAGAGAAGGCTTCAGGCCTGAGTGTAGGAAAGGATGCATTAGGGCCTGGCAGGCCCCCCTCTCACCCCAACAACCTCAGGCCCCCAAGTTAGCCAGACTAGCCCCCTACCAGAGTCCCTCCTTCTGCAGAGAACGGACGTGATCCTTGCAGAGCACAAAAGAGATCTCGGCCTtcaccttttccccttcctcGATGGGATCCACAATGAGAAAGTCACCTGGGGAGAGGCAGCTGCGGGTCACTGGAGTCTGAAAGATGGGGGACCaggccccaccccacccccttaccTCTTTTGATCCAGATGTTCTTGCGGTACTTGGAGGGCATGCTGACCAGGAAGCGCTGGCCCTGGGCAGTCTCCACTTCGTGTAGGTTGTTGCCTGGGGTCCCCAACACCTGTGGGATGGATGGAGACGGTACTGGGAGGGCTGGGGAATGTGGCGGAGCCCAGGGACccggggaagagaagagagcagtgGAGGGGAGGGATCGGAGTTCACTCACTCTCACGATCTGCTGCTGGTCCGAGGGCACCATGTGTTCCCCCAGCACCTCCTGCACCACGTGCTTCCGCTTGGTGGCCTGGGACATGCCGGCTCCTAGGGACGAAAGCGTACGATGGGGGCTCCGGAGCCCTGCCCCAGGGGGCACTCTCCGGGGACCACGAAAAGTTCTGGGGGGCCACAGTGACCCACTGAGCCAGACGCCATTCGGCTCATCGAAAGGGAAGAGATGAGGAGCGGCCAGGCGCCTGGGAGCTCACTACCACCCGAGATGGCTCTTCCCACCTTACCTGCTTACtagctgccgccgccgccgcagccTGCCAGCCAGCCTGTGCCGGAGACTTCCGGAATCCGCGCTTCCGGCGCCGCGGCGTCCCGGGGCAGGGAAACACAGACCCCGCCGCCTCAGTTCCGGCCAGTGGAGGCGCCGCGAGAGCGCGGGAGGAGGCGTGACCATAGAGATGAGTGGACAGAGCGCCCCGTCAGCGGCACCGCGTGAGCAAGAGCGCCCATCTCTATTGTCACCGCTCGGGCTGAACCCAGCCAGTCGGGCCGCGCCCCCGCcgtcctccctgcctccctcccggCTCCGCCCGCTTCCTCCACCGCCCTCGCCCCGGCCCcgtccccctttcccctcccttcccttccccccccctctcCCCAGCGCTCTTGACCCGGAAGCGACCTAGACCACCTGGAAGCGGAAGCCGGCACACGCTGTGCGGGATTGAGGCAGCCGCGGGAGAGGCTGGTTGGTGGAGTGCGACCGTTAGAGGAGCAGGAGCTGGTGGGTGCGCGTGGGGCTGGCGGGCGCCAGGGCCGTGGGGTGGCGGGAGGGTGGGGTGGCGAGGAGGAGAGCCCCGGAGGGCCTGGGCGGATGGGGACGTCCTCCTCACCCGCTCGGGGGAGCGCGCGCGGTGTGGTGGGGGGAGGGCGGGGCCGTGTGGGCGGGGCTGGCGGCACGAGGATAGCAACCATGTGCAGGCGGGGCGGGGCCGAGACTAACGAGGGCTTCTTTGCAGTCCGCCCGCAGGTCCCAGGTGAGGAGCCATGACGACCTCCCAGAAGCACCGAGACTTTGTGGCCGAGCCCATGGGAGACAAGCCTGTGGGGTGCCTGGCGGGCATCGGAGAAGTGCTGGGCAAGAAACTTGAGGACAAAGGTTTCGACAAGGTCGGGGGCCGTTACACGAGGGGAAGCCCGATCGGGACTGGCCGAGGGGGGCCTGGCCGCATACACGAGCCAGTGCAGAAGTGCAAACCAACGGCTCTTCCCGCCAAGTAGGGGTGTGGCCGAACTAAGATGGGTTCTGAGGTTCAGCTCCTTGGGCTTCTATTCTTCACATCCGTGGGATGGGATGCTCACACCTGCTCTTCCGCCAGGTGGATCCAGCCTTAACATAATCTTGGCCCAGTTAGAGGAGGGAACACTGACTCATAACAGGGATGGGGGTGTCCCTGCAGATGCCACGCTGTTTTTGAGGGGAGCCCAGTGTGGTCGGAGCCGCTCTGGTCTGGGAGGTGGCCTAGCAGGGTCTGAGGTAGTCAAGGAGGTAGGCCACCTTCTCTGGCCCCTGGTcccatctctttttctgtctctcttacaGGCCTATGTGGTTCTGGGCCAGTTCCTGGTGCTGAAAAAAGATGAAGATCTCTTTCGAGAATGGCTCAAAGACATCTGTGGGGCCAACGCCAAGCAATCTCGGGATTGCTTTGGCTGTCTTCGAGAATGGTGTGATGCCTTCTTGTGAGCCCTGTGCCTGGGGGCCGGCCCCCCTTTCTTCCCAAGATGGGTCCTCTCATTTAGTATCCTCAAGTGGGAAATCCTGTCCCTCTTTCTCCACCTCCCAACGAAAGGAAAGATTCTGGCTGCCGTCCCCACCCAGGACACTTTTCCCCACTCCACCTTCCTTTTgatttgagtctcccattctttcCTTAGCATGCCTCTTGTCCCATAAAGTTCAGTGGCAATAGTTACTAGCTTTCCTGGGTGGGTCTTTGGAGTGGTTTTCCCCACCCTTAAGCTCCCACTTTCTGGTCTCTTATGCCATTGGGATAACTTTGGCAGAAGGGCATTCACTGCCattgtaaagaattttttaaaaccaataaaGTCAGCAACCTTGACATCTGGTCTTAGTTGTGTGGAACAGGAATTGGGGTTGTGGGTTTGGACCAGGAAGCAGCCAGTCCTTCAGAAACATGACTCTTATCAACTATGGACCCAAATTGGAAACTACCCCTGATCACCCTCAGGTCACTGAAGCCAGTGGCATGGGACGGGCAAATATGTCAGTGTCCCGatttcccccctctccccccatggtgtgtgtgggggagatCTTTGCCACTTCCTCCTAGGGATGGGGTTTTGGCAGCTGTGTTTGAGTACCTGGGTAAAGGCAGAGCCGTCAGAGGGCCTGGAAAGGGGCCCGGCCCAGGATGTGGCTCATCACATACTGAGGTGGGCCATCTGCCACATTACAGGGGTGCCTGAGCAAGGTTTCCTGTGCTGGGTTAGGTGGGGTGGGAGAGCAGCTGGCAGCCTTCAGCTCCCTTGAGGTGCTTCTAGGGAAGGCATCATTCCTTTGTTAACCGTGGCATTCCTGACATAAGAAAACACCTGAGTATGTGGTAGAAGACCCAGGGAGGAGCCAAAGCAGAAAGTAGAACATTTCAGTTTCAGGAGAAAAATATTAGGAATCCCTCATCAGCACTGATCTACCCAAGAAAGGTAGCAAATTGTCTCAAGAGAGCCAGGGGCCCCACCAGCTCTGTTCACTGTGTGCTTAGGTGGTTTGGaggcagaggtcctgggttcaaatcctgcccctgttCTGACCAGTATTTTGAGTAAGTCACACTGGCCTCTAGTTTCCTCACCCTCTGTAAATTAGGATGTTCCATTCCAGCTCTACACCTGATTCAGTGATTGACAGCAAGAGGAAAGAGGAGGTTGGTGTTCCGTGTTCCCTGGTGAAAGAAGAATGTCCCTGTGGCTAAATGAGGTAATCCAAACTCCCACtacctccaggaagccttccctgactacTGTAGCCCACACTGATTTTTTACCCTTTTTGCAACCTACAGCCTGTGTTTACACCACAGTTTATGTCAGTCACACACTGATGTATTGTTCTCTGCTTCATGTGTGGTCATGTTGTGTGACTACACAGGGTTTGAGGAAAGTGTCAGGATTGATTTTTCCCTGAGGTGGCAAACACAGCTGACCAGGCACATCACAGGGGCGTGTTGTCTGGTCGTTGGCCAAAGCTAGAAAGTAGGGTTGATGGGAGACAGGAGGTGTGATGAGAACTGACCCCTGTACCCTGCTGGTGATGTGAGGTATGGGTTTGGGGGGGAGAACACTCCAATTCTGCTGGCCCCCCAGATACTGGCCTAAGGATGGCAGAACAAAAGCCTTGTGTTTGTTTGGACAGCCCTGGAGAGCCTTGTGGGAATGGGTGAGACCGAAGCCTGCTGAACCCTGCCCCAGGGGGGTTGTTATCTGATCCCAAGCCCACAGGAATCCCAGGCAGGGTGTGTTCACCAGGAGAGGAGGATGGGGCTGGGCTCCATCATTGGCAAATATTGACTGAGCACCCACTCTGCTGCCCCAGCCTAGCCCAGCCTGACCCTTTGGTCAGGTGCCCCTTGCCCCCACCCTGCTCTCAGCTGCTAGCATACTTCTGACTGGTCCCATCTGGAACTGGGTGTAGCTGGGCAAGAATGCTTCTCCACTGAACCTGAATCTCTGGAGGTTCTCAGGAAGCTGGCCAACCCTCTGGTCCAAAACCCTGAATGAGTTATTGGACAGCCGAGAATTGTTTGCTGGAGTCTAGCCAAGTGACAGGTGGCCAACTGCCATGTGTTGTGAGGGGTTCAACAAGCCCTTCCCTCCTGATTCAGAACCTAGAGTTCCCACCGTTACAGTTGCTCAGATGAAAACATCTGTAGAACCCACTTAAGTACAGTTACCTGGAAAAGGGACATTATTAACCCTAACAGATCCTTAATGGGCAGCCAAGTTGGCCAAGGAAAAAGGGCCAGAAAAAATCTGGAGCCTGGGCTTTGGAAGAGGTGAAGTCTCCATTTGTGAGGGAGGGAGCTGGGAGAAAGAATCCTGGTTTGGAGGTCAGGAGGCCTGGGTTAGCTGCCCTACTTTTTAGTTTCAGATTATCAGGGCAGGTTTACTAAATCTCCAGCATGAAAAAAGCCTGGTACGTGTGATTGTCAGGCCTCTGCCATTTCTGGAAGATGAAAAAGGTGGGAGATTGTCAAGACTGGAGGCTgcaagttgtgaattggtccagccattctggagggcaatttggaactgtgcccaaagggctttaaaagaatggctgccctttgatctgaccataccactgttgggtttatgccccaaatacttgtacaaaaatatagccgcACTCTtcgtggtggaaaaaaattggaaaatggggaggTATCCCTCGATtgggatatgactgaacaaattgtggtatatgttggtgatggaatattattgtgctaaaaagaataatgaactggagggattccatgtgacctggagacttccaggaactgatgcagagcaaaatgagcagaaccaggaaaacgtacacagagacggatacgtTATGGCACAATCAAGAGTAATCAGCTTtgctgctagcagcaatgcaatgatccaggacactcctgagagacttctgagaaagaacactatccacatccagagaaagaaatgtgggagcagaaacacagaaggaaaacatgatttatcacttggttatatgggtataggatgggaattttggtttcaaaagattactttattacaaatatgaatcacttggaaataggttttgaacatgacacatgtataacccagtggaattgcctgtcagctctgggagtggggagggaagagagatgggAACGATCATggatcatggaaccatggaaaaatattcaaaattaatcagAAAAGACTGGAGGCCACAGAGAAGACATAGAAGGCCTGGGAGAGGCTAGAGGAAGCCACAGAGAAGCAATGGGAAAGGCCACAGAAAAGGTCTGGGAGAGACTGAAGAGGGATGAATGgaccagttttcagaaaaaaatagtgCCCAGCCTTCTTGGCTACTCGCTGGAACCTTTTGTCCAAGGAATGATGAGTGAACCgtcagaaaaagaagagatgagcCCAAAGGGCCAGCAAGGCTTCCTTCATCCGGGGAAGACTGCCAGATTTAAGTTCCCTTCCTTTTCTGACGAGTTGATGTCACAGACCAATCAAAGTAATAGTGTTTTAAACAGCAAAGTCACcaacaaaaagcacaaaaatccTTAAAACCCCCCTCTCCTTGCTTCCCACAACCTGACCCTGAATAGATGATGTAAAGAATGCTTGTTTAAAGAGCAAGAgtactggaggtcctgggttcaaatccggcctcagacacgtcccagctgtgtgatcctgggcaagtcacttgaccctcatggcccaccctcaccactcttccaccttggagccaatacacagaagttaagggtatttaaaaaaaaagaaaagtgcaaGAGCAAAAGTGATTGGGTGGAGCGTTGTGGGTTTGGCCTCCACTGGGAATGTTTGAGGCAGGCAACTCAAATTTTTCACCACTTAATGTATCTTCAAATGACTGAAGAAGTATCGTGAGTATCGATTTGGAGACTACAAATTAATTTTAGCCAGCAGACAAATTGGCAAATATAGAATGAATCTGTGAGGAGTGAGTTTTGGCTGTATATACTCTAATATGATATATATCATCCAGGCAacaccttcaaatatttgatgagTCAGAATATTAAACTATctacaaagaatattttattgtttttaaactcGCCTGTATTTCCCACCAGGTGAAACCGGCCTTTAGaataaagaagaataaaggaaaCTGCAATTCAGTAAAACTAGTTAAGGCATCAACTGAGTTTGACACATTTAGCGGGAGGGAGGATTCTCATCTCTGTTTTCTGGGGCCGACTTTGTCATTCTAGCTTTACagcattcactttttttttttaattacatttttaaacccttaacttctgtgtattggttccttaaAGGAagagtaagggtaggcaatgggggtcaagtgacttgcccagggtcacacagctgggaagcgtctgaggccggatttgaacccaggacctcccatctctaggcctggctctcaatccactgagctacccagctgcccccagtattcACTTTTGACTCTTTCATTGCTGGCGTTCTCCCGTATGCAAAGACTTCATTGTTGTATCTCTTATTTGCCTGATTTTTGCTTGCTTCCTTTTGTGCTGGTCCAGTTAATCTCATGCTTCTGTTTTCAAGgttcttacagcatagtaatattctgTTATAACCACTTACCAGAATTTGCCTacccattctccaaatgatggatgcctacttggtttccagttctttgccacaacaaaaagggctgctataaatattttgggttCTGTGGAGCCTTTCTTTTGATCACTTTTTATCTCCTTAGAAAATATATCTAggagttcagtggatggagagccaggccgagagacgggaggttctgggttcaaatccgacctcagacacttcccagctgtgtgaccctgggcaagtcacttgacaccccattgcccacccttaccactcttctgccttggagccaatacacagtattgactccaagttggaaggtgagggtttaaaaaaaaaaaagaaagaaagaaaatataactaGCAGGGGCATCTCTGCATCATTTTCTTTGCATGAACCCAACTCACTTTACAGTATGGTTGGACTAATTTTGCAGCTCCATCAACAGTGGTGCTTGGCATATACCTCAAGGAGGtcagtgataaaaagaaaggctccACAGTCCCCCCAAATTACAAACTGGGGTACATGAAGATAATGGAATAATACTGTTCTCGAAGAAAGCATGAAAGCAAAGAAGCatagaaagacttctatgaacggCTGTGGAaggaaatcagcagaaccaggaaggaAGTGTGCCATGATGAGCACAATGGAAATGGGAAAAACAGACCTCAATGTCATCAAATCTGAatgttgtaaaatgaagaattagtGTGGCCAGTCCTAAAGAAGAGAGgagggtggcagctgggtggtccagtggatcgagagccaagctcagagacagaaagtcctaggttcagatttggcctcagacccttcccacctgtgtgaccctgggcaagtcacttgacccccattgcctagcccttaccactcttctgccttggaaccaatacccagtattgattttaagacggaaggtatggtttaaaaggaaaaaaaaagcacatgtTCACACTATTTCCTTATAGAGGGTGGGGTTCAATACATGTGGAATATTATAGATAAAGCCAGATTTTTTTGATATATCTgaatttttgctgattttttttttttgccgaattttttcctcttcctcctttaggaaaatgattaattattagagatggctctgggaagagagaaagggaatatagGGGGAAATCTAGATGACATAAAAACCAAATTGATCGGTAAAAGTCTATTTTAAGATATACTTTATTCATTGTACTCCCACCCCAAAATACAGCATATTAGTGTGCTTGGCTTTTCCCAGCCCCTCCAACACTGACTTCCCATTTTTTGTCAGGTAAAACTATCAAATTgtttgatttccatttctattattcCTGATGATTTGGAGCAATCTTTCGTATGGTTTCTAACAATCTGCAATAGAAGAAGAAAGTTCTAGTCCCCCTTTGTGAGTCGTCTTTCTCCATTAGAGTAGAAACTGCTCAAGGACAGAGACTGGCTGTTTGGttatattttggggggaaattttcatttaattaattttagaatatttttccatggttacatgattcatggtctttccctctccccccccccccccatagctgacacgcatttccactggttttaacatgtgtcatcgatcaagacctatttccatattattgatagttgccctggtgtggtcatttcaagtctacatccccaaacatgtccgcctcaactgcttccatttctctaattataagagatttagaacacattttcatgtgtttgttgatagttttgatttctttgtctgaaaattgcctattcatgtcccttgcccatttatcgattggggaatggcttgattttttgtgttCAATGTTcaaatgttcaagcagttgtttttcttctgcgtttccgcTCCCAccgttcttcctctggatgtggatagttttcttttccataaagccttcagaattgtcctgggtcactgcattgctgctagtagagaagtccattacattgggtTGTTGTTTGGTTGTATTTGTAACTTCATACACTATCTGGCACTAATAAAGTGTTTTCTGTATCTGTTGGTTTAAACCCCCGCCAAAAGCACAGTGACAAGACTCCCTTCCATCCAACAAACATTGAGTTCATGAGGGTGCCAGGTTGGTATACAGAGACAGAAACCAAATGGActgtgccctcaaggaggttacattctactaggggaaCACAGCATGTGCCTAGTAAACAGGTACCAAATTAGTAAGTAACAAGATAATATCAAGAGGGAGAGAACCTgaggtggagggaaggaggaaaggccTGTGGGAGGTGCCACCTGAAGGAAGCTTCTCAGGAAGTCAGGAATTCCATGGAGGGGGAGTTGGAAAAGGAGTGTGTATTCCAGCCGTGGGTGTGGGGGAAGAGAATGCTATGCATGGGGAAGAGCtagctggaagagagagtgaaggaagGGCAGTCACTGTAAATAAGAGGTGGGAAAGGTGGGAAGATGGTGGGGAAGAGGCCTAGCTAGATAGCAGCTCACCTCAAAAAGATCTTAAGGTCAGGACGCATCAGCAGCGGTTTGTCACCAAGACAATGACTTGGCCTAGGGTAGGCCTGGGGAGGGGATGGTCTCAGACCAAGGACACTCACAGGGTAG
This genomic interval carries:
- the EIF1AD gene encoding probable RNA-binding protein EIF1AD; the encoded protein is MSQATKRKHVVQEVLGEHMVPSDQQQIVRVLGTPGNNLHEVETAQGQRFLVSMPSKYRKNIWIKRGDFLIVDPIEEGEKVKAEISFVLCKDHVRSLQKEGLWPEAFSEVAEKQGNSRNRPPQPELPGETQSSEEDSSEDDSDLFVNTNRVQYQESEEESEEEA
- the BANF1 gene encoding barrier-to-autointegration factor; amino-acid sequence: MTTSQKHRDFVAEPMGDKPVGCLAGIGEVLGKKLEDKGFDKAYVVLGQFLVLKKDEDLFREWLKDICGANAKQSRDCFGCLREWCDAFL